DNA sequence from the Dreissena polymorpha isolate Duluth1 chromosome 3, UMN_Dpol_1.0, whole genome shotgun sequence genome:
ttatatatcattagaaagctaacgtaacgtagttttcagatatgtaaatatatattaagttcttCGTCTgctttcggcagcccggcgagttataacttaaacttttgcaaatatcataccgttttggagttttagaatctttaattaattaaataattttcctTCCTGCACTGAAGCACTTTATCGCTAATTGCGTTTTTATTTAACTCCACTATTAATTTCACTATTAATCCAATTTGATTTTATTAATCCAATATTTCCAAGATAATCCGCTTAATTTCACGACCTAACCTAACGCAACGAAAATGCCGAGGTGCGAAGAAATACGTCCGAACGACTCGAGATGAGCGACACCGTATGTTAACTCATttcatactacagccttatctacgtctctgctctaagcaacccctatcagtaatagccttatctctACCACTAGATAAAAAGTACCCTCATCAGCtttgaatgcctgacagattatatgtttattgttacctttagtgttgtgaaaaaggttgtttttatgTGTTGTTACTTTGTAGAGTAATtatgtaacaaatattttattattataatgcccatttaaaaataaatatagtaatattatgaaaatttcgaaatcttgcataacttattaaataaaaaacattggattatttccaaataatctatccaataccattattacttatttatacactttttacaaatataaactgatttaattaataaaaacattattaaataagacaaaaacacatactaaattatttaatgtcataaaaacaataataagatattgtaaataatacaaacatacatcaatagataaaaaggacatctatgtttcaattgcaagtaattttatggaaaaaaagaaagacattctgagaacatctttattatttatatgcttttattagaactttataaaaaataaatagaatacaaataactatccttagaaaacagttattcgtaattactaaatcctaaacaaacagaaaaagaaaaaagaaaaaatatctgGGGGTGAACtgtccagggagcaggggtgaattgtctagggggtgaattgttttctgggggtgaattgtcttgggggtgaattgtctcgcttccgaTCAAATCATGAAAGGCACTGTGTTTAAGAAAGAAAGAGCGTATAGCTTCTATAAGGAGCGTCATACTAGTGGCATTAAAGTTGGTGTAAACAAAAACTTGACCCTAGTCAGAGCAAACGTAATTGCCTccatgaaaaaaatgaaatacaaggTTGTAGTTGTCTTGAAGAACAATGGGAATGTGATGTATGCTGCCTGTGACTGTCCAGCCGGGTAGTTGCAATAATCTAACTctcagctattgaccctccgggttatgagctgtacgtatgtactcataaaagctcagagcattcaagaagaactatccAACCGGGTAATTACATAGTTatctttattgtaaattaattgGTGCATGTCTTACTTTTCATTTCTTTTCATTGGCACTGCACATAACCATGATTTGTTTAGTTTGCTCCACAACAGCCATGTATCcatataattgtttattgaaatatcATTTAATCAATATGTACAGTATATTATGAACATGTAACATCGTACATAGTACAAAACACAAGAATCACACGGGTCTTTGGAAAGTAGATAATATATATTACTGTAAACACCAGCAACATGTATTTCTTGAAACTTATCTTTTCATTACAAAGTGATGCTATtacagtttttttttagaaatttaaGTTGTTCTTGTTTACAAGAGAGCTGGATAATAATGCGGGAATATTgtcaattaaaatgaataatagtttgtttatttacaaagCTTGCAGTGTAAGAATACAAACGCTGCTTTTAAAATTGTTTCTTATTGTCTCTATATTTCTCTTATGATGAATTTCAGACTCGGTCCTAGAGGAGAAGGCAAGTGCAACCATGTTGGAGGACTGTTGTTCTGTGTGGAGGACTTCGCACGGAATGACATGCAGAAGGCTCCAGAAGTTGTGACCTGCACATCAAGGCTAAGCAACTGGAATGTTCCACGGGATCTCAAAATGGACTCTGCTCCCCTTGCTGAACTAAAATTTCGTAAGGTAGCTCATGGAAAACTTCACGATCAATCCCCAATTTCCACTAATTATGATCCTCGCGCTCCTGCTGACAGATTTATGGATTTTGCAGCGTTGGGAACACTATACACCGACTTGGAAATTTGTATGCCTGCTTCTGAATTCTTCTTGTTTCATGAAGACCTTTCGGAAACCAATACCGGTAGTGGGGAGGTTGAGGTTCTGCTTGATGAAAGCTTTCATGTGGCTGACCAAGTTGAGGTGAACACTTCCATCAATGAAGTTAAACGTAATATTGACAAAAGCAGTGATTAATCGGacataaatgtgtttaaacttTGTACTGTGAACATGCAGGACATTAATTACTCCGGAAACCACTGTGAAATTCAGTCAGCAGAGCCACAATACATTGATAAAGATCATGTTGACCCTGAAATAATAAACACATTGGAAGGACGAACCAAGGCACAAAGTGATTCAGATTTGTGGAACAATGTGTGCAAGTAAATTGCTTCAAATTTTGGCAAAATTATTAAGCGCAAGTAGAACCCTGATGGTTTGTTGAAGCAGATGCTTTACTCCAACTTTACTTCGAAAGCAACAGAATATGGGAGGCAAAATGAAGAGATTGCGGTGAAGGAGTACGTAAACAAAATGGCGACAAGTGGAACAAATGTGGTCGTTACGAAAATGGGACTATTACTGCATAAGCAATATACGTGGTTGGGTGCTTCAGTCGATGGGATAATACATGACACCACTTTAGATAGCTTCGGATGTCTTGAAGTGAAATGCCCCATGTCGCGTGGCGGCTTAAGTGTGAATGAAGCGGTTGAAAAATAGCCATTTTGTCTTAGAAAAACTGACAGCGGTGAGGTCCAGTTGAGTAGAAATCATGACTATTACTTTCAAGTTCAAGGGCAAATGTTTGTAACTGGGCTTTCATGGACTGACTTTGTTGTGTGGCTTGAAAATGGTGTAGTATTTATTGAGCGCATCCAGCTTGACCAAGCCTCCTGGGATTCTCGATGGCTGCCAGCCTTGCAAACATTTTACAAGACAGTTTTCGTGCCTGAGATGTTGACTAGACGAGTTCACGACTTAGTTAATAACTAAGCCTTATTGTTGAGAAATAGCTTCCATCTCttgtatatatgtaaaaatgtatatattcatgAACTGCAAATATCAAGCATTTATGTTAAACAGTATTCTTGTtattatatgttatgtttaatttgttaagaattTCCATCTTACTGTTTCATTGAGTAATAACATCTGTCACttctagtgtatatatatatgtacttatgAATTAATTATGTGCTTttgttattatattgatatttaaaaagaaacttaGAAGAGCTGCTTGCTTTATTCTTTAACAGTAATAACATCATAGgcatttcttaattttataaagGTTAATAgcttatattaaatgaatatgcAGTATTATGATACCTTTTTGTTACATGTTTTAATTGCTTAATTAAATGATGAAACTCTGAATTTTTTTTGTTATGTCCACAAATCAATACTTCTGGCCCTAGATGCTCAGAAAAGGACCAAAGCGTATTATCCTGATTAGGGTCTTATGATGTTTTATGagcaaaataattgattttttatattataattcaaAACGTTTCATCATTATATCTAAATGCCACGGTATATTATTTTGAGCAACTGGATAcaggagtttttatttatttggaaGTGCATATACTAATATAAGGATAATGGGTATTACATTGCCATCTTTCTTTTAATGCCAATTGTTCACATTATGGAATACTATTTTTAAAGTAGAAAGGTCATGCTTTTTAATACAAACGTTATAGTGATAAATGTTTATGATGCAAAGTTTAATTGGGGGGTGCTAATGTCTAATCTGGtaccatactgtgtctgccataATCACCCTGAGATATATCCACTGATAAGACACTTCACCACCCTAATAGCCATAAAGTGCATGACACAGTTGGCATATCTGCGTTAAGTAATACACAGAACTGGTGTCAATTTGAGATCTCCTTGGTTGGTTTCCTTGGATATTTGTGAcaattaagaaaataagaaaGCTATCCTCTTTGTGACATTTGTAAAattgaatccaaataggattaCCAAGAAATGCCAAGGTGTTCATTGTTCATGAATGAAATCAATACTTAAAATTATGAACCATGCACAAAACCCTTAGCAcattaatattgcaattaatagttcaatataacatactttatggtGTTAGCAAACAGCATTCATATTATTTGGTTTTAATATCAGTATACgtaattttacaaattaatttttGAGCAGCACATTTAATTTCTCAAAATTGCTTAGAAGTTGACAAGcacacaatattattttttttggtgaTCCAGGCTAAAGCCTAAGTTATTTTTAAGTTGAAATGTATTTGTCCATTTTATAGCTTTTTCCTGATTCACACATTAGTTTTTAATCATAAGTAAATAAGaggattaaaataaaaaaaaattgttgccaaaCCATTGATGCATACATGCTTAAAAATAAGTGCATTTTGAAATAATCCTCATCTGTAAATTACATAAAGGGATTCCATATATCACTCAAAGTAAAGAAAACACCATGTCCAATAGAATAAATTTAATAGGCATACAATAacaatacacaaaacaaaaaaatatgtaacatttaaaacatagaATACatcttaaacaagagatgtgtttgtcagaaacacaatccccactaatgcgccgctttgatttttttaaactttgaccttgaaggacaaccttgaactttcaccactaaaaatttgcggctccatgagatacacatgcatgtcaaatatcaagttgccatcttcaatattgcaaaagttatgaccaatgttcaAGTttgtggacagacagacagacggacagttcaactgctatataccaccctatcaggggcataaaaacaccatCACAATGCAGATCGATAATCAAGTCAAGTAAGAACATTTTACAGCCAGGTAACTGGTTACTTCATAATTTTGTGAGTTGGTGGAAGTAAAGGTGGCAAAAAGTTGGTTAAATAAGCCACCACCTTCACGATGTGCAATGTGGCTTAAACTCAGTGGCATCACCCGTCAATAATGTTCTTGATTCTCCCAATCTCACGTTCATCATGCATTCGCATAGAAGCAATGTCCATGGTTTCACGTACTTCACTGGCTGACAATTGGCTACGTCCATTTAGAAATGGCGGAATGTTGAGGCCAACTCCTTCCGGAAGGATGTCCTTAATGTCGAACCCTCTTTCAGCCATAATGTTGTCTCCCTTTTCAAGATGATCAAGAAGACCTGATTTTTGGGTAATTGCTTTGTCTGAGATTTTTCCACCCCACAAACCGGATATAAAAGTTAAAGTACCATTTGGACTTACTCCCACTAACACTTTCAAAGTGTTATGGTGCTTGTAGTTCGACCATGTTTGACTTTGGGTTGTCATTACGCTTGAAACTTCAATAAAGATTTCTGTACAATCAATGATGATTCGTGTTGTTGGGTACTGGTTGAATTCTAACGGCATATTTTTTCTGACAGACTTTGGGAAGGACATGAAAATAAGTCCGGAAGTTCATGAGACAAGAAATTAATCCAAGTTGtaaagatttttgaaaaatgtcCTTGAGAAATGCCAAAACGTTCAGAAATGTCCCTTACAAACAACCCAACCTTTAACCTTACAAGCACCATAAACAATTCTTCTTTTGTTGATAATGCCCGTTTTTTCCCAGGTCTGCTTGTACTGTGTGTTTGGTGTTTTGGACCTGACTCACTGGGCCCTCTCCAATAATTAATTTTCTCACTTTTTGTctctaaatattaaaaaaaagcattaaatgttTCAATGTTTGGAAAGCATGCGTAGAACATCACTGCATGCTTGTCATCACTTATTTTTTCTAAGGAAAACCTATTGGCTTCAAATTCACTGATGGTTGCATTTAATTCATCAATTGTCTTTTCCAAATAATCGCATTTTGCCTGACACTCTTTTAACTGTTCGCTAAGAAGTTCCACGTCTGTGAACGACTTCAATGTGGAATATTCATGGTCACAGTGTGTCGATGATTCTGGTTGCACACTAACCTCTGCAATTAAATCTTCTGTTTCCGTTTGGAATGCTTTATCTGCCATTTGAGGCAACTTGACTGCTGTCTGAAGAATAAAAAAGGCACAATTAAATACAACAGAATACTACATATCTGTAACAGTTATAATATCTTAttatatgctttccggtggtttatagagaattatcagtgaaataaaactgatatttcaccgtttgaaatagtgaaaaataacagtgaaaaatatcgatatttttttcactgttttactgtaaaatgacgtcattttttacgaaatggCGGCATTTTTGGACGAAATGATGTCAATATTCCAGCAAAAGTCTCCCATTAAACtcttaacaatgtatataaaatgtgaaaaaaagcacaaaataaaaagaaaatgcgttggatttgttggaatatcgattttaattcactcatgatcatagaaacaATATATATTCACTCGTGACTGCAccactcgtgaacatattattttttatgatcacttgtgaaataaaatcgatattccaccgaatccaacaaatatcctctttatattttgaaaaagtttGGTTTATTGCTTTGCCTTTAAACTGGACATGTGACCCTATTTAAGGAAATTACTTTACTCAGTCTTGTTGCGTGCCATGCCCATATAAAACGGACATGTTATGGAATTTATTTCTGATTAACCACTCAAGATAATACAGACTAATAAAGAGAATACTAGGTTCGCGTTGAACAAGTTTATTAAGCAAAGCTCAGAAGCCGGAAGTGCAAGAATTGAAAAGCAAATATAATCCCCAAAATACTTATTTAatgtaatgttatttgttaacttACAAACTCTGGATGATTGTCTGGCGACACAGGTGCATCCACCATCAGATTTGCTTGGTCCTTGCTGGGCGACAATGGCAGGCGGTTCTTTGGAGGCTTTCGTTCACTGACTTTTGACCAGTTGAAAACTGATGGCTCTACTCCAGGTTCTAAAGTCCATCGCTTACTACCTAAGGCTTTCTTAAAATCTGACTCTAGAAAATGTTCGTGGCAAATCACAGTTCTTGGAGTCATGTTGAACACATCAAGCCCATCTTGTCTTTTTATTAATGCGCACCAACGTtgcttttgttttctgttttctagAACATGTTTTggaatgttaaaaaaatgattatcaGACATTGCATTTTTTTTGTCATAGCGGCAATTTACACATCCGTAGACACAACACATTTGGCATCTTCTTATTGACTGAGCcatgttctgaaaaaaaaacctTAGTAAGTAaggtagcaggctctttcggccccaagctctttgGTATTATTAATCATTTTGATATCATCTATTAAACGGACTAGCTCTCTATCATgctgtgctaaatgatttttctTTGTGTTAATCGTAAATCGTAAGTAAAGTAATATAAAACAGTGGCATTATTTTTGACATTAATGCATTTAAGTTGTTTATTCGTTGTATGCTCAGGCATCCGAGGATCCTGCTTTGCTTCCACGGTTCGACATTTCGCACGTTTTCGGATTATCCGACGTGTCAGCGTCAGAAGACATAGCGCTCACCCGAACGTCCGAGTTCGAGCCTTTTGATTTGACAAGAGCCGAAGTGCAACCGCCCGTTGTGATCGACGAACGGTATGTAAATTTAAAAATGGTATAATCGTGTAACTTATGAGCAATCAATATAAAATAGTTATTCTATTTAACAGTGGATACTACTGTTATATGTTAAATGCTTAACATTAGAATACTGTTTTACGTTAAATGCgtaacattataataatattaaacgtTAAATGCTTAACAGTATAAATGCTATGCCCATGTTAATCTGTTCGTGTCAGTAATCTTCCAGAGCCAGCAGTATCCGACAGTGTACTAACTCAGCCCGAAACCATAGAATACACCGTTGTAGACGCAGGAACCAAAAGAGGCAAACCAAAGCTAGTATCCTCCGATGGATATTCATTCACGTTTAAGGTAATAAAGTTTTTACATAAGCCGTAAACACCCATacgtattattaaatttaaacaatgttaaaaaCTACATTATTTGTGTATCTGTGTATGCGTAAATAGTGACTTTAAATAAACTGCTTTAATATGCAAAACTACTATATCTATACATTTTAGTCGCgctctgtaaaaatggggtttaatgcatgtgcgaaaagtatttctatttttttaaactattttacgtaatgaattatgtatttgtatatcaGTTACCGTTATATTTTCCCGTTTACAGAAACAGACAAAGAAGCAAGCTGTGTGGCAATGCAGCGTGCGACGGAAAGCGTTCATGTGTACCGCGTCGGCCACGCAAGAGGGTGACATATTTCAAGCGAAAGGGACGCACACTCACGCTGCTGACCCTTCGATGCGGAAGAAAGTGGAATTGAAACGTAATGTAAGTTAGAATGGCGTGTTTATATATCTACGAAGTTTTGATAAAAAAGAGAAAATGAAAcgtaatataaattattgatatattgatgTAAAAAGTTATTTAATCATATCTTGTTtagttgtatatataaaatgtacgATGTTTTGAGAAAATAGAGAATATATGTATGTTGTAATCTTGTTCAGTTGAAGACAGCGGACGTGGCTGATGTGTTCGCGGCCTCCCGTAGATTGGTTGATtaccatattaaagttttcgagGCCACATATTTTAACCTGCCCAAGCCGCAGACATTGACGAGGATCCTCAACCGTGCCCGAGAAAAGCATCGGCCAACAGATCCATCATCACTTGACTTTGAGGTAAATTTATGAGTTgaattgctcattttcaatatacgtataatatacaaacattgtatttatttctaataaacaaaaaataatggtTATCACATGCATATTCTCATTATAATAACCACAGGTGGACACAGACTTCATCGGAGATGGTTTTCTACGCGGTGATGTGCGTGTAGACGGGGAACGTCACCTCATCTTCGCCAGCGACGATCAGCTGAGCAGACTTCAGCAGTCAAACCGCTGGTTCGTCGACGGCACGTTCCACGTCGTCCGGAAGCCTTTTTATCAGCTTCTATCCGTGCACGC
Encoded proteins:
- the LOC127872692 gene encoding uncharacterized protein LOC127872692, which gives rise to MFWNASEDPALLPRFDISHVFGLSDVSASEDIALTRTSEFEPFDLTRAEVQPPVVIDERNLPEPAVSDSVLTQPETIEYTVVDAGTKRGKPKLVSSDGYSFTFKLKTADVADVFAASRRLVDYHIKVFEATYFNLPKPQTLTRILNRAREKHRPTDPSSLDFEVDTDFIGDGFLRGDVRVDGERHLIFASDDQLSRLQQSNRWFVDGTFHVVRKPFYQLLSVHAFLRHEDCLKQVPLLFVLMSRRRKVDYLAVFRHIFWGLWREEPQVQGFVMDFEIGWFYLF